The proteins below are encoded in one region of Mya arenaria isolate MELC-2E11 chromosome 15, ASM2691426v1:
- the LOC128218886 gene encoding uncharacterized protein LOC128218886, which translates to MSYSALSKKNRNPYETLERMLNKTTLSTQRVAHSNIVDLGAHMVSSKAGDFQEEHERELQNAVDESEERATRELKAALKRMREDKEDEKNRALRNQKDYYEKIARRVEEQRNRAEEERERELTRKFEREKEEALNEQWHQCERRKEEAVALACEELTRKLRHEFAIEKEQAIAEALQIAKEKYQIRERNTIEKTRRECQEEARQEAERVAKLHQQDIDRCNERYDLLERKWLREVDQRKNVEQDFRELQDDYRRFMDYTDGMFHSDYLMQLRHMGQKLAEKQIKPVSYEDIEKQFGSQDDEIDF; encoded by the exons ATGTCTTACAGTGCGTTATCAAAGAAAAACCGAAACCCATATGAGACACTTGAAAGAATGCTTAATAAGACAACTCTGTCAACTCAGCGAGTGGCACACTCAAACATTGTCG ATCTTGGTGCTCATATGGTATCATCGAAGGCGGGGGATTTTCAGGAGGAACATGAGAGGGAACTACAGAATGCCGTAGACGAGTCAGAGGAACGAGCTACGCGAGAACTGAAGGCAGCATTGAAACGAATGAGGGAGGATAAGGAGGACGAGAAAAACAGAGCTCTACGCAATCAGAAGGAT TATTACGAGAAGATAGCCCGTCGTGTTGAGGAACAGCGCAATCGTGCCGAGGAGGAGCGAGAAAGAGAGCTCACACGCAAGTTTGAACGTGAGAAGGAAGAGGCACTTAATGAACAGTGGCATCAGTGTGAGAG ACGAAAAGAAGAGGCTGTTGCCCTAGCATGTGAAGAATTGACCAGGAAGCTGAGACACGAGTTTGCCATCGAGAAGGAACAGGCTATAGCAGAAGCTCTCCAGATTGCCAAG GAGAAGTACCAGATCCGAGAGAGGAACACGATAGAGAAGACTCGGCGAGAGTGCCAGGAGGAGGCTCGGCAGGAAGCAGAGAGAGTTGCAAAACTACACCAGCAGGATATAGACCGGTGTAATGAGAG GTATGACCTTTTGGAGAGAAAATGGCTGAGAGAAGTAGACCAAAGAAAAAATGTGGAACAGGATTTCCGA GAGTTACAGGATGACTACCGTCGGTTTATGGATTACACAGACGGCATGTTCCATTCGGATTATTTGATGCAGTTACGACATATGGGCCAGAAACTTGCGGAAAAACAGATTAAACCTGTCTCTTACGAGGACATTGAAAAACAGTTTGGATCGCAAGATGATGAAATTGACTTTTAG